The proteins below come from a single Candidatus Anaeroferrophillus wilburensis genomic window:
- a CDS encoding cytidine/deoxycytidylate deaminase family protein: MESERSRPDWHTYFMQIAQLVATRSTCLRRQVGAVIVKNNRILSTGYNGTPSGITHCLERGCIRSERQIPSGERHELCRGLHAEQNAIIQAAYHGVSVNDADIFCTNQPCIICSKMIINAGIKKIFISDSYPDELAEEMLKEAAISLVLL; the protein is encoded by the coding sequence ATGGAATCTGAACGCTCTCGACCTGATTGGCACACCTACTTTATGCAGATCGCCCAGCTGGTAGCCACCCGCTCTACCTGTCTGCGTCGCCAGGTGGGGGCAGTGATCGTCAAAAACAACCGGATCCTGTCAACCGGTTACAATGGTACTCCTTCAGGGATAACCCACTGCCTTGAACGGGGCTGCATCCGAAGCGAACGGCAGATCCCCTCGGGAGAACGCCACGAGCTGTGCCGCGGCCTCCACGCTGAACAGAATGCCATCATTCAGGCAGCATATCATGGGGTATCGGTCAATGATGCCGATATCTTCTGCACCAACCAACCCTGCATTATCTGCTCTAAAATGATTATCAACGCTGGCATCAAAAAGATTTTCATTAGCGACTCCTACCCTGATGAACTGGCTGAAGAGATGCTCAAAGAGGCGGCGATCTCCCTGGTTCTCCTATGA
- a CDS encoding HAD family hydrolase, with the protein MTAEACPAAVFLDRDGTVTEEVGYVNHVDRLKLIPGAAQAIRRLNETQIPVILVTNQAGVARGYFPESLVTEVHQRLTELLAAEHAHLDAIYYCPHHPTVGSPPYCQPCGCRKPDTGMVEQAIEDLNLHHRHFFVVGDKYSDIRMATRIGARGIFVLTGYGKGEYEMFSPSWKVQPDHIAADLLQATEWILQQLSRNNPAPPHTQEKQDGPQS; encoded by the coding sequence ATGACAGCTGAAGCTTGTCCGGCGGCCGTATTTCTTGACCGGGATGGCACCGTGACCGAAGAGGTCGGCTACGTCAACCATGTTGACCGCTTAAAGTTGATCCCTGGTGCCGCCCAGGCTATCCGCCGCCTTAATGAAACACAGATACCGGTTATTCTGGTTACCAATCAGGCCGGAGTGGCACGCGGTTATTTCCCCGAATCGCTGGTCACCGAAGTACACCAGCGTCTTACAGAGCTGTTGGCAGCCGAACACGCGCACCTGGATGCCATCTACTACTGCCCCCATCATCCAACCGTCGGCAGCCCACCCTATTGCCAGCCGTGCGGCTGCCGCAAGCCGGACACCGGCATGGTGGAACAGGCAATTGAAGACCTGAACCTGCACCATCGGCATTTTTTTGTCGTCGGAGATAAATACTCTGACATCAGGATGGCAACCAGGATCGGCGCCCGGGGCATCTTTGTTTTAACCGGCTACGGCAAGGGGGAGTATGAGATGTTTTCGCCATCATGGAAGGTGCAGCCGGATCATATCGCAGCTGATCTCCTGCAGGCAACCGAATGGATTTTACAACAGTTAAGCAGGAATAACCCAGCACCACCTCATACGCAGGAGAAACAAGATGGTCCTCAATCATGA
- the rfaP gene encoding lipopolysaccharide core heptose(I) kinase RfaP, giving the protein MIFIRDDLKTVFKSEQTVDAFLAIDGRPVKQVVADRRTIYFERGGRGFYLKAHLGVGWKEIVKNLLQLRLPVLGAKNEWQGILALEHLGVPTMRLAAYGQQGVNPATRKSFVVTDALEQTEDLESWLPTLTSAQEDVLLKWAVIRTVAGISRTLHSNGINHRDYYLCHLRIDLAALAQQQNKPRIYVMDLHRLEVRPATPERWLVKDIAGLLYSTLHAPGNIHLTRSDVLRFIAVYDGMSWRQSLTEHRHFWQKVLQRVISTHKKGAGGAALPPFMNRWLEMR; this is encoded by the coding sequence ATGATCTTCATTCGTGACGATCTCAAAACGGTCTTCAAGAGCGAACAGACGGTGGATGCTTTTTTGGCAATTGATGGCCGACCGGTCAAACAGGTGGTTGCTGACCGCCGGACCATCTATTTTGAACGGGGTGGCCGTGGCTTTTACCTCAAAGCTCACCTTGGGGTTGGCTGGAAAGAGATAGTGAAAAATCTACTTCAGCTGCGACTGCCGGTTCTGGGGGCAAAGAATGAGTGGCAGGGAATCCTCGCTTTGGAGCATCTTGGAGTGCCTACCATGAGGCTTGCCGCGTATGGCCAGCAAGGGGTAAACCCTGCTACCCGGAAATCATTTGTGGTAACCGATGCCTTGGAACAGACGGAGGACCTTGAGTCCTGGCTGCCGACGCTAACGTCGGCACAAGAGGATGTTCTCCTGAAATGGGCGGTGATTCGCACCGTTGCCGGCATTTCAAGAACCTTGCATAGCAACGGCATCAATCACCGGGACTATTATCTGTGTCACCTGCGGATTGACCTGGCCGCATTGGCGCAGCAACAAAACAAGCCACGCATTTATGTCATGGACCTGCACCGGCTTGAGGTTCGTCCCGCTACTCCTGAACGGTGGCTTGTTAAGGATATTGCCGGTCTCCTCTATTCTACCCTGCATGCGCCGGGCAACATTCATTTGACCAGAAGTGATGTGCTCCGTTTTATTGCTGTCTATGATGGCATGTCCTGGCGGCAGAGTCTGACGGAACATCGGCATTTCTGGCAGAAGGTTTTGCAGCGGGTTATCAGCACCCATAAAAAAGGTGCTGGCGGGGCGGCGTTGCCGCCTTTTATGAATCGTTGGTTGGAAATGCGGTAA
- a CDS encoding class I SAM-dependent methyltransferase, with amino-acid sequence MKTMKGLNFKAPITDRMAVIRPFVAQGSVLDLGVVDSRRLRHDTLDRLAKKPNLLFRQICEINVQAFGVDIDDEGIEILRQQGFHVQTADVVTMSLEQRFDTIIAGEIIEHLDNPGQFLRNMGRHLTPTGTLIISTPNPFYCKQIWKILRRNQPSVHEEHTCWFDPSTLSHLCRMSGLDPYAIYWLQSKKQLFKTWPQFFRTYFSHSFMVLAKQAQP; translated from the coding sequence ATGAAAACAATGAAAGGCTTGAACTTTAAGGCGCCGATAACAGATCGGATGGCGGTTATTCGTCCCTTTGTTGCTCAGGGCAGTGTCCTCGATCTTGGGGTGGTGGACAGCCGGCGGTTGCGCCATGATACGTTGGACAGGCTGGCGAAAAAGCCCAACTTACTATTTCGCCAGATATGCGAGATTAATGTCCAGGCGTTCGGGGTTGACATTGATGACGAGGGTATTGAGATCCTCCGCCAGCAGGGTTTTCATGTGCAAACTGCCGACGTGGTGACCATGTCTCTCGAACAGCGGTTTGACACTATTATTGCCGGTGAAATTATTGAACATCTGGATAACCCTGGCCAGTTTCTGCGCAATATGGGCAGACATCTTACACCGACAGGAACCCTGATTATTTCAACTCCGAACCCCTTCTACTGCAAACAGATCTGGAAAATTCTACGTCGTAATCAACCATCGGTACACGAGGAACATACCTGCTGGTTCGACCCCTCCACTTTATCCCACCTCTGCCGGATGTCAGGTTTGGACCCTTATGCCATCTATTGGCTGCAATCAAAGAAGCAGCTTTTCAAAACGTGGCCACAATTTTTCCGGACCTATTTTTCTCATTCCTTTATGGTACTTGCCAAGCAGGCTCAGCCATAA
- the lpxK gene encoding tetraacyldisaccharide 4'-kinase produces the protein MINTAKRLGCYLLYPPSLVYQALTTGRNLLYDFHLLETSGVPVPVICVGNLTVGGTGKTPMVAWLANHFISHGKKVALLSRGYQRRNNNNPLMLLPDEPADRDFLIDDLGDEAALLHSRFPDAALILDTNRRRGATAVCSRWQPDIIIMDDGFQHRRLQRDINLVMIDSQRLFGNGHLLPAGPLRESLAALERADLVVLNKFDLPHPDFGGQIGKLFNHISPRRVCTAMYRLSSFHFLSRENPPMAAHQMAGQTAVAFAGIGNPDYFFQQLEGLGITLKKTLTFPDHCPYTAAALEKISRAAAGCDLAITTAKDAVKIAAIPAAGELLPQLTIADIELQINQPERFNKLLESRLALRYSAKKTHQQISLADNDKNDS, from the coding sequence ATGATTAACACTGCAAAACGCCTGGGCTGCTATCTTCTCTATCCACCATCACTAGTATACCAAGCACTAACCACCGGCCGCAACCTTCTCTATGATTTTCACCTGCTAGAAACAAGCGGCGTCCCTGTCCCGGTCATCTGCGTCGGCAACCTAACCGTCGGTGGTACCGGTAAAACCCCAATGGTCGCCTGGCTGGCCAACCATTTCATCAGCCACGGGAAAAAAGTCGCCCTCCTTTCCCGTGGCTACCAGAGACGAAACAACAACAATCCACTGATGCTCCTGCCCGATGAACCAGCCGACAGAGATTTTTTGATTGATGATCTGGGGGATGAAGCGGCGCTGCTGCACAGCCGCTTTCCCGACGCAGCCTTGATTCTTGATACCAACCGCCGGCGGGGAGCCACAGCGGTCTGCAGCCGTTGGCAGCCGGACATTATCATCATGGATGACGGCTTTCAGCATCGCCGTCTACAGCGTGATATCAATCTGGTTATGATTGACAGCCAGCGGTTGTTCGGCAACGGCCATCTGCTGCCAGCCGGCCCTTTACGGGAATCGCTGGCGGCCCTTGAGCGGGCTGATCTGGTGGTCTTGAATAAATTTGACCTGCCCCACCCTGACTTCGGCGGACAGATCGGCAAGCTCTTTAACCACATCTCCCCCCGGAGGGTCTGCACGGCAATGTACCGGCTGAGTAGCTTCCACTTCCTGAGCAGAGAGAATCCGCCGATGGCAGCCCACCAGATGGCTGGCCAAACCGCGGTGGCCTTCGCCGGCATTGGCAACCCTGACTATTTTTTTCAACAGCTTGAAGGATTGGGAATCACCCTGAAAAAAACCCTTACCTTCCCTGATCATTGTCCCTATACCGCTGCCGCCCTGGAAAAAATCAGCCGGGCTGCAGCCGGCTGCGACCTGGCCATCACCACAGCTAAAGATGCCGTTAAAATAGCTGCCATTCCTGCTGCCGGCGAGCTGCTGCCCCAACTGACCATTGCTGACATTGAGCTCCAGATCAACCAGCCGGAGCGCTTCAACAAGCTCCTTGAATCCCGCCTGGCTTTGCGCTATAGTGCCAAAAAAACCCACCAGCAGATATCCTTGGCGGATAATGATAAAAATGACAGCTGA
- a CDS encoding Trm112 family protein, protein MVLNHELMNLLVCPQCKKELELTADEQWLLCHSCQLRYPIRNDIPVMLIDEAESMAAKEQ, encoded by the coding sequence ATGGTCCTCAATCATGAACTAATGAATCTGCTTGTCTGCCCCCAGTGCAAGAAAGAACTGGAACTCACCGCCGATGAGCAATGGCTGCTCTGCCACAGCTGCCAACTGCGCTACCCAATCCGCAATGATATCCCGGTCATGCTTATTGATGAAGCCGAATCGATGGCTGCCAAAGAACAGTAA
- the waaF gene encoding lipopolysaccharide heptosyltransferase II, giving the protein MKTLTSEHIAKIMIRTTNWLGDAVMTTPAMAQIRASFPEAEIVVIANPLVAQLFTCHPDCDRVLIFDKRSKDRGITGFLRFSQQLRREQFDLALLFQNAIEGALMAFLAGIPRRGGYPTDGRMLLINYRSPMTTATKELHHTDYYLQMLAGLGLEGSRPPLRLASTEMELQQAHEILGGGRWIAINPGASYGSAKRWFPERFAAVADQLAEKHQARIVLIGGPGEQQIGHDIAIKMEQPVLNLIGKTSVRDMIAAISCCSLIITNDSGPMHVAAAVGTPIVAIFGPTDHTTTSPLTTDFTLIRKPTPCAPCLLRQCPKDHQCMTAITADEVFAAADAMLGAR; this is encoded by the coding sequence ATGAAAACACTCACTTCGGAACACATTGCTAAAATCATGATCCGCACCACCAATTGGCTTGGCGATGCGGTTATGACAACCCCGGCTATGGCACAGATACGCGCCTCTTTCCCGGAGGCTGAAATAGTAGTGATTGCCAATCCGCTGGTTGCCCAGTTATTCACCTGCCACCCGGATTGCGATCGGGTGCTGATTTTTGACAAGCGCAGCAAGGACCGGGGAATAACCGGTTTCCTGCGCTTCAGCCAGCAGTTACGCAGGGAGCAGTTTGACCTGGCGTTGCTGTTTCAAAATGCCATTGAAGGCGCACTTATGGCCTTTTTGGCCGGCATCCCCCGGCGAGGGGGTTATCCTACGGACGGCCGCATGCTCCTGATCAACTATCGCTCACCGATGACTACCGCAACGAAAGAGCTGCATCATACGGACTATTACCTCCAGATGCTTGCCGGTCTTGGCCTTGAGGGCAGCAGGCCGCCACTGCGGCTGGCAAGCACAGAAATGGAACTACAGCAAGCCCATGAAATCTTGGGCGGCGGCAGGTGGATCGCTATCAACCCTGGAGCCAGTTATGGCTCTGCCAAACGCTGGTTTCCCGAACGTTTTGCCGCTGTAGCCGACCAACTTGCCGAGAAGCACCAGGCGCGGATTGTGCTCATCGGCGGACCTGGAGAGCAGCAAATCGGCCATGATATTGCAATAAAGATGGAACAACCGGTGTTAAACCTGATCGGCAAAACCTCAGTCAGAGACATGATTGCTGCCATCAGCTGCTGCTCGCTGATAATTACCAATGATTCCGGTCCCATGCATGTTGCAGCGGCGGTCGGCACTCCAATTGTGGCAATTTTCGGCCCCACGGACCATACTACCACCTCGCCGCTGACCACGGATTTTACTCTCATCAGAAAACCGACGCCATGCGCCCCCTGCCTGTTGCGGCAATGTCCGAAAGATCACCAGTGCATGACCGCAATCACCGCTGATGAGGTGTTTGCCGCTGCTGATGCCATGCTGGGTGCCAGGTAA
- the waaC gene encoding lipopolysaccharide heptosyltransferase I encodes MKILIVKVSALGDIIHALPVLAYLHSCSPTMTIDWLVEESFATPLEGHPLISKVCSINTKEWRRQGLLRVVKGFGKTIRRLRQKKYDVVLDLQGNSKSGFFTLFSGAPLRYGFDAHGAREWPNTLATNRKVGKKKELIHITEQNISIAAEAFPGGKTRLLQGPLQASPLCHEPVEKKLQNIDLGNGPVVICHYGTTWKTKLWAIDQWQELLQSLWQTRTITPLLTWGNEEELAAVQEIAAGCRHAVIWPRGSLGEFIALLERADLVVGGDTGPIHLAAALGTATVSYFRATDSRRNGPRGPEHICLQAAKTCSPCLQRTCPQDNECRHSILPAAMLQAINTLLDKQDS; translated from the coding sequence ATGAAAATTCTGATTGTCAAGGTCAGCGCCTTGGGCGATATTATCCATGCCTTGCCAGTGCTTGCCTACCTGCACAGCTGTTCGCCAACCATGACTATTGACTGGCTGGTGGAAGAATCATTTGCCACTCCACTTGAAGGACATCCACTGATCAGCAAAGTCTGCTCAATAAATACCAAAGAGTGGCGACGGCAGGGGCTGCTGAGGGTAGTCAAGGGCTTTGGCAAAACGATCCGCAGGCTGCGACAGAAAAAATATGATGTCGTTCTCGATCTGCAGGGAAACAGCAAAAGCGGCTTCTTTACCCTCTTTTCCGGCGCTCCGCTGCGCTACGGCTTTGATGCCCACGGTGCCAGAGAATGGCCAAACACCCTGGCAACAAACCGGAAAGTAGGTAAAAAGAAGGAACTCATCCATATTACTGAACAGAACATCAGCATTGCAGCTGAGGCGTTCCCCGGAGGAAAAACCCGTCTTCTACAAGGTCCTTTGCAAGCGTCCCCGCTTTGCCATGAACCGGTGGAAAAAAAGCTGCAGAATATCGACCTTGGCAATGGACCCGTGGTAATCTGCCATTATGGCACCACCTGGAAAACAAAATTATGGGCAATCGACCAATGGCAGGAACTGCTGCAATCCCTCTGGCAAACCAGGACCATCACTCCTCTGCTGACGTGGGGCAATGAAGAAGAGCTGGCAGCAGTGCAGGAGATTGCTGCGGGGTGCCGCCACGCCGTTATTTGGCCCCGGGGCAGCTTGGGAGAATTTATTGCCTTGCTGGAAAGGGCTGATCTGGTGGTCGGCGGGGATACGGGGCCCATTCATCTAGCAGCGGCATTGGGCACTGCGACCGTATCCTATTTTCGCGCTACCGACAGCCGGCGCAATGGCCCACGCGGCCCCGAACACATCTGCCTGCAGGCAGCCAAAACCTGCTCGCCATGCCTGCAGCGGACCTGCCCGCAAGACAATGAATGCCGACACAGCATCCTGCCCGCAGCCATGCTCCAAGCCATAAACACCCTGCTGGACAAACAGGACTCCTGA
- the ribD gene encoding bifunctional diaminohydroxyphosphoribosylaminopyrimidine deaminase/5-amino-6-(5-phosphoribosylamino)uracil reductase RibD — protein MTAEEYLDLALLLAAKAKGRTSPNPMVGALIVKEGDIVGRGFHPAAGQPHAEIFALREAGEQARQATMYVTLEPCNHQGRTPPCTEAIIAAGINSVVIGMKDPNPKVAGRGIARLQQAGIKVTVGIREKQCRQLNEAYCKFITTGMPFVTLKIAASMDGRIATRSGHSHWITNEESRHYVHQLRDETDAILIGIGTLLHDNPKLTTRLPHGQGRNPYRIIVDSHLRTPLHANIFGDDAREKLILATCVSQQDALRSYQERTKKILQIHADENGQLDLPVLMKKLASMGIMTLLVEGGSEISGSALEAGIVDKICFFYAPILIGGRGATGMLGGQGHDSIADSQAVTGITIKHFGTDLCLEGYLRPQSKSDND, from the coding sequence ATGACTGCTGAAGAGTATCTTGACTTAGCCCTGCTGCTGGCAGCCAAAGCCAAAGGCCGCACGTCACCCAACCCCATGGTTGGCGCCCTGATTGTCAAAGAAGGGGATATTGTCGGCCGGGGATTTCACCCGGCAGCCGGTCAACCCCATGCCGAAATTTTTGCCTTGCGGGAAGCGGGCGAACAGGCTCGCCAGGCGACCATGTATGTTACCCTTGAGCCGTGCAACCATCAGGGACGCACGCCCCCCTGTACTGAAGCCATTATTGCCGCCGGCATCAACAGCGTCGTTATCGGGATGAAAGACCCGAATCCCAAGGTCGCCGGTCGAGGCATTGCCAGGTTGCAGCAGGCAGGGATCAAGGTCACCGTCGGCATCCGCGAGAAACAATGCCGGCAACTAAATGAGGCATACTGCAAATTCATTACCACTGGCATGCCCTTTGTAACCCTTAAAATTGCCGCCAGCATGGATGGCCGCATTGCCACCCGCTCCGGCCACTCCCACTGGATTACCAATGAAGAATCACGCCACTATGTCCATCAGCTGCGCGACGAAACCGACGCCATCCTGATCGGCATCGGCACCCTGCTGCATGACAATCCGAAACTAACCACACGTCTGCCCCATGGGCAAGGCAGGAACCCCTATCGTATTATTGTTGACTCCCACCTGAGGACTCCCCTGCATGCCAATATTTTTGGTGATGATGCCCGGGAAAAGCTGATTCTGGCAACCTGCGTCAGTCAGCAGGATGCCCTGCGTTCCTACCAGGAGAGAACAAAAAAGATTCTCCAGATTCATGCTGACGAGAATGGTCAACTTGACCTGCCGGTGCTGATGAAAAAGCTGGCCAGCATGGGAATCATGACCCTTTTGGTGGAAGGTGGCTCTGAGATCAGCGGTTCAGCACTTGAGGCAGGCATTGTGGATAAAATCTGCTTTTTTTATGCCCCTATTCTCATCGGTGGTCGGGGAGCAACGGGCATGCTGGGGGGACAGGGACATGATTCCATCGCTGACTCCCAGGCGGTAACCGGGATAACCATTAAACATTTTGGTACCGATCTCTGCCTGGAAGGCTACCTTCGGCCCCAAAGCAAAAGCGATAATGATTAA
- the rpiB gene encoding ribose 5-phosphate isomerase B has product MDIQSTTSSLPPLLIASDHGGYALKEELKTVLSATYEIVDLGTNSDASVDYPAFAYQLTDLIANGSYSRGIIICGTGIGMSIAANRNPKVRAALATTQFMAQMAREHNDANVLVLGGRILTCDEAIAITKTWLTTPFAGGRHERRVEQLGDNGYRPPASVRNAPLAAADRKIHQLIMAETRREEEKLVMIASENYVSQAVLEAQGSVLTNKYAEGYPFKRYYGGCQVVDEIEQLAIDRAKDLFGAEHANVQPLSGSSANMAVYLSVLEPGDTILGMNLAHGGHLTHGAAVSFSGRLFRSAYYGVDQQTNYLDYDEIETIAVREQPKIIIAGASSYSRELDFPKFRQIADRVNALLVVDMAHIAGLVAAGAHPSPVPYADFVTTTTHKTLRGPRGGMILCKQEFASRIDKTIFPGIQGGPLMHVIAAKAVAFQEAMTEQFRQTQHQTVTNARHLAACLQQHGFTIVSGGTDNHLFLIDLTTQPLKGKRAEEILDEAGITINKNGIPFDQRPPTDPGGIRIGTPIVSTRGMQEAQMETIADFFAAVLRDPENDHLKQDVNRQVKELCSQFPVYRNILTS; this is encoded by the coding sequence ATGGATATCCAGTCAACAACCAGCTCATTGCCACCTCTGCTGATCGCCAGTGATCATGGCGGCTATGCATTAAAGGAAGAACTGAAAACAGTCCTCTCGGCAACCTATGAAATTGTCGACCTGGGAACCAATTCCGATGCTTCGGTTGATTATCCGGCATTCGCCTACCAGCTCACGGACCTGATCGCCAACGGCAGTTATTCACGGGGTATCATCATCTGCGGCACCGGCATCGGCATGTCCATTGCGGCAAACCGAAATCCGAAGGTTCGGGCGGCGCTGGCCACCACTCAGTTTATGGCCCAGATGGCCCGGGAACATAATGACGCCAATGTTCTGGTGCTGGGCGGTCGTATTCTGACCTGCGATGAAGCTATTGCCATTACCAAAACGTGGCTGACCACCCCTTTCGCCGGTGGGCGGCATGAGCGTCGGGTAGAACAGCTGGGAGACAATGGATATCGGCCGCCGGCATCAGTGAGGAACGCGCCGCTAGCGGCAGCCGACCGGAAAATCCACCAGCTGATCATGGCTGAAACCCGCCGGGAAGAGGAAAAGCTGGTGATGATCGCTTCCGAAAACTATGTCAGCCAAGCGGTTCTGGAAGCCCAGGGAAGCGTGTTAACCAATAAATATGCCGAAGGCTATCCCTTCAAACGATATTATGGCGGCTGCCAGGTGGTCGATGAGATTGAACAACTGGCCATTGACCGGGCAAAAGATCTTTTTGGCGCCGAGCACGCCAATGTCCAGCCGCTCTCAGGTTCCTCGGCCAATATGGCCGTCTATCTGAGCGTCCTGGAACCAGGGGATACTATTCTCGGAATGAACCTGGCCCATGGCGGTCATCTGACCCATGGTGCAGCGGTAAGTTTTTCCGGCCGGCTCTTTCGCTCCGCTTATTACGGGGTTGACCAGCAAACCAACTACCTGGATTATGATGAAATAGAAACCATTGCCGTTCGAGAGCAACCGAAAATTATTATTGCCGGTGCCAGTTCCTATTCCCGTGAATTGGATTTTCCGAAATTTCGCCAGATTGCCGACCGAGTCAACGCCCTCCTGGTAGTTGACATGGCGCACATTGCCGGCCTGGTGGCTGCCGGCGCCCATCCGTCACCGGTACCTTATGCCGATTTCGTTACCACCACCACCCATAAAACCCTCCGGGGTCCCCGGGGCGGCATGATTCTGTGCAAACAGGAATTCGCCAGCCGGATTGACAAGACAATCTTTCCCGGCATTCAGGGAGGACCCCTGATGCATGTTATTGCCGCCAAAGCGGTTGCCTTTCAGGAAGCAATGACGGAGCAGTTCCGCCAGACTCAGCACCAGACAGTCACGAATGCCCGCCACCTGGCTGCCTGTCTCCAGCAGCATGGTTTCACCATCGTTTCAGGCGGCACCGACAACCATCTCTTTCTCATTGATCTCACTACTCAGCCGCTGAAAGGGAAACGGGCCGAAGAGATTCTTGATGAAGCCGGGATTACCATCAACAAAAATGGTATCCCCTTTGATCAGCGGCCGCCCACTGATCCCGGCGGCATCCGGATCGGCACCCCTATCGTTTCAACCCGCGGCATGCAGGAAGCCCAGATGGAAACCATCGCTGACTTCTTTGCCGCAGTCCTCCGCGATCCGGAAAACGATCACCTGAAACAGGATGTCAACCGGCAGGTAAAAGAGCTGTGCAGCCAGTTTCCGGTGTACCGGAATATTCTTACCTCCTGA
- the nrdR gene encoding transcriptional repressor NrdR has protein sequence MKCPFCSFLEDKVIDSRLSKDQSTIRRRRECLSCGKRFTTFENIEISIPLIVKQDGRREPYDRQKVEVGLKKACEKRPVGIEEIEKIITIIELHLQESGEKEIPSSVIGEKIMQLLKELDEVAYIRFASVYRQFKDINEFIQELQGLINNNQKKT, from the coding sequence ATGAAATGTCCCTTTTGCAGTTTTCTGGAAGATAAAGTTATTGATTCGCGCCTTTCTAAAGACCAGAGCACCATCCGGCGGCGGCGGGAATGTCTCTCCTGCGGCAAGCGGTTCACCACCTTTGAAAACATCGAAATCTCCATTCCCCTGATAGTAAAGCAGGATGGCCGACGGGAACCCTATGACCGGCAAAAGGTTGAGGTAGGACTTAAGAAAGCCTGTGAGAAGAGGCCGGTGGGCATCGAGGAAATTGAAAAAATCATTACGATCATCGAACTGCACTTGCAGGAAAGCGGTGAAAAAGAGATTCCCAGTTCAGTCATCGGCGAAAAGATCATGCAATTGCTCAAAGAACTGGATGAGGTGGCCTACATCCGCTTTGCCTCAGTATACCGGCAATTCAAGGATATCAATGAGTTCATCCAGGAACTGCAAGGCTTAATCAACAACAACCAGAAGAAAACATGA